The nucleotide sequence TCTCTGACACCGAGACGCCCTTCGGGAAGCGCCCCGAGGTCGAAGCCCGGTCCGCGGTCGCGGATGAACACATCCACTCGTCCGGACGCGTGCTCGACGTAGACGGAGACGGCGCCTCCCGCGTGACGCGCGGCGTTCAGCATCGCCTCGCGTGCGGCCGCCCCCAGCTCGGAGGGCGCGTTCCTCACCGGCTCGCCGACGGAGACGACGTCGAAGGTGACGGGATGCTCCACCTCCAGGGCGGCCGCGACCTCCCGGAGTTCGGCGGCGAGGTCCCGCTCCTCCGCTCCCGAGGCCGCCGCACCCTCGGTGAACAGCCACTCGCGCAGCTCGCGCTCCTGGGCGCGGGCGATGCGCCCGACCTCGCTCGACGCTCCTGCACGGTTCTGGATGAGAGCGAGCGTCTGCAGCACGGAGTCGTGCAGGTGCGCCGCCATCTCCGCCCGCTGCTCCTCCTTGATGCGCGCAGTCCGCTCGGTGATCAGTTCCCGCCACAGCCGCAGCCCCCACGGAGCCACCAGCACCGCCGCGCCGGCGAAGGTGGCGATCAGGATGCCGAGCCACAGCACCCCCGAGCCGGAGACGTTCTGCGTGAGGGCGATCGCCAGCGCGACCAGCACGAGGAAGGCGCCGCAGACGATGCGGAAGGCCGCGGGAGAGAGAGGTGCGAAGGCGACCGGCTCCTCGTCCGCCAGCTGCTCCCAGGCGACGGCGAGCACCAGCAGGGCGGCGCAGGCGACCAGCGCCCCGAAACCGGGGCCGAGTGCCCCGCCCGCAGCGAGGACCACGGCCGTGATCCCCGCCGCCGCACCGGCGCCGGCGAGCAGCCAGGGCAGGTTCACCCGGCGGCGCACGCCGTCCGCGGGGTCGAGGCCCGACGGGGTGCGCAACGGCGTGAATGCCCACAGCCAGAGGTACAGCAGGAGCCCGGCGCCGCCCAGGAACGTGGCGCCCACGAACGCCCAGCGCACGGCCGCAACCGGCCAGCCGAGGTGGTCGGCGAGCGCGACGCTCACCCCGCTCACGGCGCACGTGCGCGGCCGGGCCAGCGGGGGCCGCGGCAGGCCGGCGCGCGAACCGGCGGGCGCTGTGGACGACATAGTCAGATCCAAGCAGACCCCGAGGGGACCCGCACCCGATGGCCGCCCTAATCAGGGTCCGCTCAGGGGTTCACCCGATACCCGGGCGAGAAGCCCGACGCCAGGATGGGGAACATGTCACAGAACGACTCGACTCCCCCGGTGGGGACGCCCGCGAACCCCTACGGCGGTCCGCAGACCGGATTCTCCGGCCGCGGAACACGCTTCTTCGATTGGATGCGCGGCCTCGGCATCGTCCGGGCCGACGGCTGGCTCGGCGGAGTGAGCGCCGGGGTGGCGTACCGCCTGGGCATCGACCCTCTCATCGTGCGCGGCATCATCGTGGTGGCCGGCATCCTCGGCGCACCGGTGCTGCTGCTGTACGCGGCGGCGTGGGCCCTCCTGCCGGACCGCGAAGG is from Leifsonia sp. 466MF and encodes:
- a CDS encoding sensor histidine kinase, producing MSSTAPAGSRAGLPRPPLARPRTCAVSGVSVALADHLGWPVAAVRWAFVGATFLGGAGLLLYLWLWAFTPLRTPSGLDPADGVRRRVNLPWLLAGAGAAAGITAVVLAAGGALGPGFGALVACAALLVLAVAWEQLADEEPVAFAPLSPAAFRIVCGAFLVLVALAIALTQNVSGSGVLWLGILIATFAGAAVLVAPWGLRLWRELITERTARIKEEQRAEMAAHLHDSVLQTLALIQNRAGASSEVGRIARAQERELREWLFTEGAAASGAEERDLAAELREVAAALEVEHPVTFDVVSVGEPVRNAPSELGAAAREAMLNAARHAGGAVSVYVEHASGRVDVFIRDRGPGFDLGALPEGRLGVRESIIGRMRRAGGQATVTARETGTEIQLTIDIANEAA